Genomic DNA from Pseudomonas sp. CCC3.1:
CGTCATGGGGTCTTCACCCTCATGCACCCACACACCCTGCCCGTTGTGCCTGAACTCGGGCGAGTAGGCGTCAGGCCTGGTGGGATGCAGGGCGCGGTACTGGGCTGTTGCCGGGTCTTTTACCAGCACAAAGTTTTTATTGTCGTAGGGCAGCAGCGTCTGACCATCCTGTGTGTGCAAACCACTTTCATCAGGCTGTGAGCCGGGCTCCAGCGTGATCGGATGGGCATACTCGTCTATATCGCCCTTCCATAAGCGTTGCTTGCCGTCGGGAAGCTTGATCACTTTGAGCCGTTCAATCACCGGCGCGACAACACCCTGCATCACCGCAGCACCGGCGGCCAACAGCACCATGTTTTCCAGTACATCGTTGATATGTTCCCAGGCGGCCTCCGTGTCCCCGGAGGACCATTCTTCAATGCCCTCAATGGTCTCGTAGAGTAGCTGCCCGGCCATCACGGCCATCATGACCTCGCCCAAGACCGGTACGAACATGCTCACGATATTGAGCGCGTAAAAGCCCATGTTCAGGTAGTGCGAAATCCGACTGGCGTGGTTAGCGGCATCGGCATCGGCGGTCGGCAGCGCCATGTTGCGAGCATTGGCAAACGCACGGCTGCGCATGTCCTCGAACTGCTTTGCCCACAGTTCGACGTCCACCCACGCGCGGTCACCGCTCATGGTGCAGATCTCGATAGTGATCGAGGGATGCTGCTTCTGCACCCGCCGACTGCTCACATCAGGCGCATGTTCTATGCTCAATCCCCAGGACGGCAGCGGCGCCAAGGTGTGCGTCCAGAGCTGAACCCGTGCATCGTGAAACCACTCGTCACCCCAAGGCCCTTTAGGTGCATCCGCTACCAGCTCGGTTAAGCGCCTGTAGTAATACGGCCGGTCCTTCTGCGCAATAAAACGGCTCAAAAACTGCTGATACGCCGTGAGCCCGGCGTCTCGACCAGTGGAGGCGGCCGGGGTCAGTTTGTTCAGCAGTTCGTCACGGAAATCAAAAAAACTGGCGTACTTTTTGAGCGGGTGTTGAGGGTCGCCGGGAATCCACACAATCATCGCGTCGGAGTAGTGATCTTTCACGCAAAGGTCGAACACGACGCATCCTTTGAGTAAAAGCCCCATCACACACGGGTAGCGATACCAGACTTGTTGATCACCGGTTTTGATCTCACGCTCACCGCTGATCACTCGCATGAGCAAGTCATGGGCGTGGGTATCGATGTCTCCTTTAAGCAAAGCAACCTGCGCATCCACTTTGAGCATGGCTTTTTTCTGGTTGATGTAGCGGCCCTCCAGACGCCCCTGCTCCAAAATGCTCTGAGGGGTTAAATGCAGCTCAAGATGCGCTTGGTATTTGGCGCCCAGATCCAGTTGCCGACACAGCGCCGTGAACGCCTCAATCGTCAACGTGGTGGAGTAAGACGAAAATCGGCCGAGGGCGTCAGGACGGGTGATAAATCCCGAAGGCGGCGCAAAGTAATTCACGGCGGTTTCGGGTTCTTCGAAGTTATGCAGCGCAGCTTGCAGCAGTGACAGGGTTCTGGAACCCACCACCTCGGACCTCAGGCCAAAGACCCCGGCCACCGGCGTGTACACATGCAGGAATACGTCGTTCACGGGCAGCGGATAACCTGCCGCATTGAGCGCATTTTCCAGCAAAGGCTGGGCAAAATCGTTGAGCGATTGCAGGTCTTTCAGGGACTGAGCCATTAGCTTTTGTTTGGCGGCCAGGTCGTCAAACAACGCTTTAAGGGCCACTTTTTGCGCGCGTGGCGCAGCCCCATACCAGCCAGGAACAGTTGCCTTGGTCTGCCTTAATGCACTGCGCATTTCAGGGCTGGCGGACACCAGGTGGGACGGAATAATTTTTTTGATGCGATGGTAATGCCGCCCATGGTTCAGAGGCACGGCAATCGTTGAGACGGGTAAATCGGGGGAGCCTGACATGTGCTCACTCCTTGATAAGTGATGAAGTCATCAGCTTATCGAGCGGTCTGAGCACTCAAGGGGTATCTATGTATGGGCCTGACCGGGCCAGTGGTGATTGGGCGCAAGCAAGTTTAGGCGCTAGAATGCGCGACCCTTTTCGACTATCGCTCTTGCAGCAAGGGATGTGGCCATGCGCCTGTCTGAATTCATCGTGCAAAACGTTGACCGTATCGTTGATGAATGGGAGCAATTCGCCGCAACCATCACGCCCGCTGCCGAAAACATGGACAGCATCGAGTTGCGCGATCATGCCAAGGCTATTCTGATCGCGGCCTCGCGCGACATGAACACCGCGCAAACGGCCAGCGAGCAGCAGGCCAAGGCTGAAGGCGAAAGCCTGGAAAAGACCCCAAGCCTGGACCGAGCCTCTGCCAGCCATGGCGAACTGCGCCATGCGGTCGGTTTTGATCTGGTGCAGATGACGTCAGAGTTTCGCCACCTGCGCGCCTGCGTGATTCGTCTGTGGGTAAAAAGCGTCGACAGCCCCGCCCATATCCACCTGCAAGACATGATTCGCTTTAACGAAGCGATTGATGAAGCGCTGGCCGAGTCCACGGCGGCCTATGCCGAACAGGTCAATCGCTCGCGAGACATCTTCCTGGCCATTTTGGGCCACGACCTGCGCGCGCCCTTACAAGCCGTGAGCATGTCCACTGAAATGCTCGAACGCAAAGCCAAGCTCGATGCCAACGCACTGAATTACGTGGCCGCGATTAAAAATGGCGCGCGCCACATGGGGGCGATGGTCAGTGATTTGCTGGAGTTTGTGCGCAGCCGCTTGGGCACCGGCTTGCCCATTGAACGGCGCGTGATGAACCTGGGCAACGCTTGCCAGAGCGCACTTGAGGAAGCGTGCGCCGGGCAACCCGACTGCACGCCGACCTTGCGGGTCGAGGGCGATGTTGAAGGTTTGTGGGACCCGAGCCGCATCAGCCAGTTGCTGCAAAACCTGATTGGTAATGCGCTGCAACATGGCGCCCGACAAGGTGAAATCTCGTTAAGCGTGGCGGGCAGTGCCGACGCCGTGACGTTGCGCGTGCACAACCGAGGCATTCCGATTACTGAGGATGCCGTTGGCACCCTCTTTGATCCACTGGTGCGCAGCCCGAGCGAAGATCCCTCCTTGCCCGGCACGTCGACCAGCCTGGGGCTGGGCCTGTTTATCGTCAAAGAAGTGGTCGACGCGCACCACGGCCAGATTGACGTGACCTCGACGCAAGCCGAAGGCACGACGTTTACCGTGGTGCTGCCAAAAAACGCTTAGCGCACGCTGTGGGAGCCTGGCTTGCAATGCTGTTCATTTAAGCGAAAGCGAACCCCGTAGGAGCGAGCTTGCCTCGCGATCTTTTGATCTTTTAAAAGATCGCGAGACAAGCTCGCTCCTACAGTTGAGTCATGGGTAGCACTTGCCACAAGGGTTGAACATTCAGTCGGTCAAAAACCGCCCTAGTTGCTGCTTGAGCTGCCGGTTTTCAGAGCGCAGTTGCTGCACTTCTTCGATCAGGTCGAGCGCCAGCGCGACGCCTTCCCATTCCATCTCAAGGTCTCGGTGCAGCTTGGCCGCGCGCCTTGCAATGGTCAGCTCATAGTCGGCAAACCGCCACACCTCCGGGGTGTGGCCCTGAGGTTCGATAATTCCGTGTTCGACAATCTCTATCACGTAAGTGGCCGGGATATTGGCCTCTTCGCAGAACCTTTCCATGTCCAGCTGAACGATCAGGGTGCTACTCATGGTCAATTACTCCATTGGGCTCTCGGATCAAATGCCGCTTTTTCGGCGAGTTCTTGCCACAGGGCTTTTGTGGCCTCGTCGGACTCTTTGGGCATGACCACTTTCAATTGGGCATACAAATCACCACGCTGACCGTGCTTGTCCGCCAAGCCATGGCCTTTGATGCGCAAGCGCTGGCCGCTCTGGCTGTCCGGACGAATGGTCAGGTTGAGCTTGCTGGTCAAGGTTGGCACCGCCACCTTGGTTCCCAGGGCGGCTTCCCACGGTGCCAGCGGCACGGTGACGACCAAGTCGTGACCTTCAACATCAAAATGAGGATGCGGAGCAAAACGGATGATCAGGTACAGATCGCCATTCGCGCCGCCACCCACGCCCGGACCGCCCTGGCCTTTCAGACGGATACGCTCGCCGTCTGCAACGCCAACCGGAATTTTTACATTCAGGGTCTTGCTGACGCCGCCAATCTGGAAGCTGATCGGCTTCGATTCGCCCGACAGGGTTTCTTCAAGGAAAATCGGCAATTCCATTTCTACATCCTGCCCACGACGGCCCGCACTGCGGCCTGATTGCCCACCAAAGCCGCCGCCGCGCGATCCGAAGATCGAGCTGAAGAAGTCTGAAAAATCGCCCTGATCCTCGAAGCCACCGCCCGAACGGCCCTGCCAGCCTGGCGGCCCCTGGAACGGTTGGCCATGCTGACCGTATTTGCGCATTTCATCGTATTCAGCGCGTTTATCGGCGCTTTTAAGCGCTTCATAGGCTTCGTTGACGTCCTTGAACTTCTCTTCGGCGTCTTTTTCTTTGCTCACATCCGGGTGGTATTTGCGCGCGAGCTTGCGATAGGCGGCTTTGATCGCCTTATCGTCAGCCGTGGGCTCGACACCCAGAATCTTGTAATAGTCTTTGAAGTCCATGTAAGGATCACCATCCGTTATCAATATCGCGCAGCGTTGGGCATCCCAGAATGCTCTGGATACTCAGTCTGATGATTGACCGCTCTCAATCGTGTGACTGAACAGCGCTACAAAAGTTTATCGGTAGCGTGCGAGCCTCACTGAATCGCCTCACAACTACCAAGCCATGTCTGGAAGTTTGGGGATGAAGGATAGTCTTTCAAGTGGATTAAAACCTGCGAATTATCGAATAGTGGCGCTTCGATTCTGTGACTGACTGACATACACTGCGCGGCCGTTTTTTAACCGGAACTCGAAAGACATGAAAAGCGCCTCTCCAGCACGTGCCTGCGGCATCGACTTTGGCACGTCCAACTCCACCGTCGGCTGGCTCCGTCCAGGCGTGGAAACGCTCATTGCGCTCGAGGACGACAAGATCACCCTGCCCTCCGTGGTGTTCTTCAACATAGAAGAGCGCCGCCCGGTGTACGGTCGTCTGGCGCTGCATGAGTACCTGGAAGGCTACGAAGGCCGCCTGATGCGCTCGCTCAAGAGCCTGCTGGGTTCCAAGCTGATCAAGCACGACACCAGCGTGCTGGGCACAGCGATGCCGTTCAAGGACTTGCTGGGGCTGTTTATCGGCCAACTTAAAAAGCGCGCCGAAACCACCGCCGGTCGCGAATTCGAAGAAGTGGTGCTGGGCCGCCCGGTGTTCTTCGTCGATGACGACCCGCTGGCCGACCAGGAAGCCGAAAACACCCTGACCGACGTGGCCCGCGCCATCGGTTTCAAGGAAGTGTCGTTCCAGTACGAGCCGATTGCCGCCGCCTTTGACTATGAGTCGACCATCGAGCGCGAAGAGCTGGTACTGATTGTCGACATCGGCGGTGGTACGTCCGACTTCTCGCTGGTGCGCCTGTCACCCGAGCGTCGCGGCCAAGACAACCGTCAGGACGACATTCTGGCCACCGGCGGCGTGCACGTCGGCGGGACCGACTTCGACAAACAGCTGAGCCTGCAAGGCGTGATGCCGCTGTTCGGTTACGGCAGCCGCATGAAAAGCGGCGCCTACATGCCGACCAGCCACCACATGAACCTGGCGACCTGGCACACCATTAACTCGGTGTACGCGCAGAAAACCCAGATCGCGCTGAACAGCATGCGTTACGACATCGTCGACACAGGCGGCATCGACCGCCTGTTCAAGTTGATCGAACAGCGTGCCGGTCACTGGTTGGCGATGGAAATCGAAGAAACCAAAATCGAACTGACCCACAGCGAAAGCCGCCATGTGCCGCTGGACCGGGTTGAGGCAGGATTGAGCGTTGAGCTGAGCCGGGCGTTGTTTGAAGCGTCCATCGACAACCAGCTGGAACGCATCCGCAACAGCGTGACCCAGTTGCTGAGCAGCGCTGGTGTAAGCGTCGAGCACGTCGACACCGTGTTCTTCACGGGCGGTTCGAGCGGTATCCCGGCCTTGCGCCAGAGCGTCTCGGCCATGCTGCCAAACGCACGCCATGTTGAAGGCAACATCTTCGGCAGCATCGGCAGCGGCTTGGCGATTGAAGCCAAAAAGCGTTACGGCTAATTAAACAAACCCGTGTAGGAGCGAGCTTGCCTCGCGATCTTTTAAACGATCAAAAGATCGCGAGGCAAGCTCGCTCCTACGCGAAATCGGTTTACACCAATTCCACCTGCTTCAGCTCGCTTTTCAAATACGCGTAATAGATCGGCCCAGCCACCACGCCCGGCAGGCCGAAGGCTGCTTCGAACACCAGCATCGCCAACAGCAACTCCCAGGATTTGGCACTGATTTGACCGCCCACAATCTTGGCGTTGAGAAAGTATTCCAGCTTGTGGATAACTATCAGGTAGCCCAACGCGGCCACTGCCACCCAGATCGACAGCGACAACGCGACGATGGTGATCAAGGTGTTGGAGATCAAGTTGCCAATCACCGGCAGCAAGCCCAGCAGGAAGGTCAATACGATCAGGGTTTTGGTCAGCGGCAGGTGCACGCCAAACAGTGGCAGGATCAGCGCCAGAAACACCCCGGTAAACGCGGTATTGAGCAGCGCGATTTTGATCTGTGCAAACACGATGTTGCGAAACGCCTGCACCAGCAGGTGCAAACGGTCGAACAGTGCGGCCGACAGGGGCTTGCGGCGGCTGATGTCCGGGATGCGCTGCAAGGCAATAATGGCCCCCAGCACCATGCCGATCAGCAAGGTCACGAACATGTGCGCCGCGTCTTTGCCCACCAGTTGCAGGTCGCTCAGGTGCTTGCTCATCCACTCGCTGAACGCGATGCGGAACTCAGCAGCGCTGGCAGGCAGGTAGCTGTCCAGAAACGGCGGCAATTGCCCACGCGCGCGGTCCACCACCACCATGAATTTATTCAGCGAGGCGCCCGGGTTTTCGGCCTCATGCAGCAAAAAGCTGATGGCGCCGGCAAAGATCAACGCCAGAATGCTGACCACTAACGTGCCCAGCAACGCCACGGCGAGCCAGCGCGCACGCCGCCCGGCGATCAAACGCTGAAGCTGTGGCGTGAGCATGTTGACCAGTTCGTAAACCAACAAACCCGCCAACAGGCTGGGTAACAGGCGCAACGGAAAAACCAGTAACAGCCCAACCATGATGATGATGTAGCTGGCAAATAAAATGTGACGCTGAGAAAACGATGGCATACAGCCTCAAAACAAGCAGCGCGAAGGGATCGGCAGTCTGCCAGCCTTCGACGGGGATCACTACAATTTGTGACTGATGGAAGCTCCGTAGCAGTTGACGAGCTCCGCGAGGCTACGTCCGATTGCGAAGCGATCGTAAATACTGAATGCACGGTTGATCTGAAACACCACCATGACTGATTTTACGACTGCTACGCAGCCGGACGTAGCCTCGCGGGGCTCGACAACTGCTACGAAATGGCCCAGGGCTGGGTTATTTTTTCTTCAGGCAATCACTCATGAAGGCTTTGCGTGCGTCGCCTTTAAGGGCTTGGGTGCTGGCGGTGGCGTTGCAGCTTTTCATTCGCTCTTGTGGGGTCATGGCCGCTGCCGGTGTCGCTTTGAGGCAACTG
This window encodes:
- a CDS encoding DnaJ C-terminal domain-containing protein; amino-acid sequence: MDFKDYYKILGVEPTADDKAIKAAYRKLARKYHPDVSKEKDAEEKFKDVNEAYEALKSADKRAEYDEMRKYGQHGQPFQGPPGWQGRSGGGFEDQGDFSDFFSSIFGSRGGGFGGQSGRSAGRRGQDVEMELPIFLEETLSGESKPISFQIGGVSKTLNVKIPVGVADGERIRLKGQGGPGVGGGANGDLYLIIRFAPHPHFDVEGHDLVVTVPLAPWEAALGTKVAVPTLTSKLNLTIRPDSQSGQRLRIKGHGLADKHGQRGDLYAQLKVVMPKESDEATKALWQELAEKAAFDPRAQWSN
- a CDS encoding HAMP domain-containing sensor histidine kinase: MRLSEFIVQNVDRIVDEWEQFAATITPAAENMDSIELRDHAKAILIAASRDMNTAQTASEQQAKAEGESLEKTPSLDRASASHGELRHAVGFDLVQMTSEFRHLRACVIRLWVKSVDSPAHIHLQDMIRFNEAIDEALAESTAAYAEQVNRSRDIFLAILGHDLRAPLQAVSMSTEMLERKAKLDANALNYVAAIKNGARHMGAMVSDLLEFVRSRLGTGLPIERRVMNLGNACQSALEEACAGQPDCTPTLRVEGDVEGLWDPSRISQLLQNLIGNALQHGARQGEISLSVAGSADAVTLRVHNRGIPITEDAVGTLFDPLVRSPSEDPSLPGTSTSLGLGLFIVKEVVDAHHGQIDVTSTQAEGTTFTVVLPKNA
- a CDS encoding AI-2E family transporter, giving the protein MPSFSQRHILFASYIIIMVGLLLVFPLRLLPSLLAGLLVYELVNMLTPQLQRLIAGRRARWLAVALLGTLVVSILALIFAGAISFLLHEAENPGASLNKFMVVVDRARGQLPPFLDSYLPASAAEFRIAFSEWMSKHLSDLQLVGKDAAHMFVTLLIGMVLGAIIALQRIPDISRRKPLSAALFDRLHLLVQAFRNIVFAQIKIALLNTAFTGVFLALILPLFGVHLPLTKTLIVLTFLLGLLPVIGNLISNTLITIVALSLSIWVAVAALGYLIVIHKLEYFLNAKIVGGQISAKSWELLLAMLVFEAAFGLPGVVAGPIYYAYLKSELKQVELV
- a CDS encoding chaperone modulator CbpM codes for the protein MSSTLIVQLDMERFCEEANIPATYVIEIVEHGIIEPQGHTPEVWRFADYELTIARRAAKLHRDLEMEWEGVALALDLIEEVQQLRSENRQLKQQLGRFLTD
- a CDS encoding Hsp70 family protein, producing the protein MKSASPARACGIDFGTSNSTVGWLRPGVETLIALEDDKITLPSVVFFNIEERRPVYGRLALHEYLEGYEGRLMRSLKSLLGSKLIKHDTSVLGTAMPFKDLLGLFIGQLKKRAETTAGREFEEVVLGRPVFFVDDDPLADQEAENTLTDVARAIGFKEVSFQYEPIAAAFDYESTIEREELVLIVDIGGGTSDFSLVRLSPERRGQDNRQDDILATGGVHVGGTDFDKQLSLQGVMPLFGYGSRMKSGAYMPTSHHMNLATWHTINSVYAQKTQIALNSMRYDIVDTGGIDRLFKLIEQRAGHWLAMEIEETKIELTHSESRHVPLDRVEAGLSVELSRALFEASIDNQLERIRNSVTQLLSSAGVSVEHVDTVFFTGGSSGIPALRQSVSAMLPNARHVEGNIFGSIGSGLAIEAKKRYG